Proteins encoded within one genomic window of Halococcus salifodinae DSM 8989:
- a CDS encoding xanthine dehydrogenase family protein molybdopterin-binding subunit, with the protein MGIETIESDELDVESVLGSAVERREDPSLITGEAEYTDDIQRPNMAHMSVLRSQYGHATIGDVDTSDAEEMDGVIGVYTADDLDVPGEIPVGWLLDSLETPVHPLLAGETARYQGDGIAVVVAEERYIASDAVDAIDVDYDRKDAVIDPKEAVEDGAPVVHDDLDDNTAFDWEIGDADETDAAFDEAAHTAEVDLTNQRLIPNAMEPRATVAEYKPGTEELEVHMTSQNPHLHRQLMSGVLDVPEHKIHIVAPDVGGGFGSKIHHYPDEALASWCAMETGRPVKWTATRTETYLTDAHGRDHITHGELAMDEEGTITGMRVKTHAGMGAYLSTFAPAVPTYLYGTLLSGQYDIPAIHCNVVGAFTNGAPVDAYRGAGRPEALYVVERLITLGAREMGMDPAAFRRQNFVPDDDFPHQTPVAVEYDSGNYEPALDKALEAVGYDDLRERQEELREEGRYLGIGLSSYIEACGLAPSELAGQLGAQAGLWESGLVRVHPTGKVTAFCGTSGHGQGHETTYALLVVTLLVSVASGFYATGVDTSFSQDDXSAPS; encoded by the coding sequence ATGGGAATCGAAACCATCGAATCCGACGAACTCGACGTGGAATCGGTGCTCGGCTCGGCGGTCGAGCGCCGCGAGGACCCCTCGCTCATCACGGGCGAGGCCGAGTACACCGACGACATCCAGCGGCCGAACATGGCCCACATGAGTGTTCTCCGGAGCCAGTACGGCCATGCGACGATCGGCGATGTCGATACCAGCGACGCCGAAGAAATGGACGGCGTGATCGGCGTTTACACCGCCGACGACCTCGACGTCCCCGGCGAGATCCCCGTCGGCTGGCTGCTCGACAGTCTGGAGACGCCGGTCCATCCACTTCTCGCGGGCGAAACGGCGCGGTATCAGGGTGACGGGATCGCCGTGGTCGTCGCCGAGGAGCGCTACATCGCGAGCGACGCAGTCGACGCAATCGACGTCGACTACGACCGCAAGGATGCAGTCATCGACCCGAAAGAGGCTGTCGAGGACGGCGCACCAGTAGTCCACGACGATCTCGACGACAACACCGCGTTCGACTGGGAGATCGGCGACGCCGACGAGACGGATGCAGCGTTCGACGAGGCGGCCCACACCGCCGAGGTCGATCTGACGAATCAGCGGCTGATCCCGAACGCGATGGAGCCGCGAGCGACGGTCGCGGAGTACAAGCCGGGCACCGAGGAGCTGGAGGTTCACATGACCTCCCAGAACCCCCACCTCCACCGCCAGCTCATGTCGGGGGTGCTCGACGTGCCCGAACACAAGATCCACATCGTCGCGCCCGACGTGGGCGGCGGGTTCGGCTCGAAGATCCACCACTACCCTGACGAGGCGCTCGCGTCGTGGTGTGCGATGGAAACTGGAAGACCGGTGAAGTGGACCGCCACCCGTACTGAAACGTACCTCACCGACGCTCACGGCCGCGATCACATCACCCACGGCGAGCTCGCGATGGACGAGGAGGGGACGATCACTGGGATGCGCGTGAAGACCCACGCGGGAATGGGCGCGTACCTCTCGACGTTCGCGCCCGCCGTGCCGACCTATCTCTACGGCACCCTGCTCTCGGGGCAGTACGACATCCCGGCGATCCACTGCAACGTGGTCGGCGCGTTCACCAACGGCGCACCCGTCGACGCCTATCGCGGGGCCGGTCGTCCCGAAGCGCTGTACGTCGTCGAGCGGCTGATCACCCTCGGTGCGCGCGAGATGGGGATGGACCCCGCGGCGTTCAGACGACAGAACTTCGTTCCCGACGACGACTTCCCCCACCAGACGCCGGTGGCGGTGGAGTACGACAGCGGAAACTACGAGCCCGCACTCGACAAGGCGCTGGAGGCGGTCGGCTACGACGACCTCCGAGAGCGTCAGGAAGAGCTCCGCGAGGAGGGGCGGTATCTCGGGATCGGACTTTCGAGCTACATCGAGGCATGTGGTCTCGCACCCTCGGAACTCGCCGGCCAGCTCGGTGCGCAGGCCGGCCTCTGGGAGTCCGGACTCGTTCGGGTTCACCCCACCGGGAAGGTCACGGCGTTCTGTGGCACCTCGGGCCACGGTCAG
- a CDS encoding (2Fe-2S)-binding protein, protein MTEHDIEVTVNGTAHELTVDSRTLLVHALRDELGYTGTNVGCESSTCGACTVHLDGDAVKSCTLLAVQADGAEIGTVEGLAEDGTYAPIQEGFQKEHGLQCGYCTPGMMLSANDLLERNPDPDEEEIREAIEGNLCRCTGYQNIVNAVEFAADEMSAAAATDGGEDVTETTAADGGGDD, encoded by the coding sequence ATGACAGAACACGACATCGAGGTGACGGTCAACGGCACAGCACACGAACTCACGGTCGACTCCCGGACGCTGCTGGTCCACGCCCTGCGCGACGAGTTGGGGTATACCGGGACGAACGTCGGGTGTGAAAGCTCGACCTGCGGGGCCTGTACCGTGCATCTGGACGGCGATGCGGTGAAGTCCTGTACGCTGCTCGCCGTGCAGGCCGACGGGGCCGAAATCGGGACCGTCGAGGGACTCGCCGAAGACGGCACGTACGCCCCGATTCAGGAGGGGTTCCAGAAAGAACACGGTCTCCAATGTGGGTACTGCACACCAGGGATGATGCTCTCGGCGAACGATCTCTTGGAGCGCAACCCCGATCCCGACGAGGAGGAGATCAGGGAAGCGATCGAGGGCAATCTCTGTCGGTGTACCGGCTATCAGAACATCGTGAACGCGGTCGAGTTCGCCGCCGACGAGATGAGTGCGGCGGCAGCGACCGACGGCGGCGAGGACGTGACCGAGACGACCGCCGCGGACGGTGGAGGTGACGACTGA
- a CDS encoding CoxG family protein: protein MEFSGTFELEDTTTEEVWLALSDPVMIESALPGCEFLVRVDEDDVGFDALREEHADRDVEPTSDPEVIAERAFEEGGRYAAVMQISIGPVNPTFETTVTIDHREQPEMEASGEGSAGDSSFEMTSGMELSETDDGVGVDWKTEADVFGRIASMGQRVINPAANQVVKRFFSSIQDEIREREIAEGGEVEAAESAEESGDDRGIVDRILGRSEGR, encoded by the coding sequence ATGGAATTCAGTGGAACGTTCGAACTCGAGGACACGACCACCGAGGAGGTGTGGCTCGCGCTCTCGGATCCGGTGATGATCGAGAGCGCGCTTCCCGGATGTGAGTTTCTCGTCCGGGTCGACGAGGACGACGTCGGTTTCGACGCGCTCCGCGAGGAGCACGCCGACCGAGACGTCGAACCGACCTCGGACCCGGAGGTGATCGCCGAACGGGCGTTCGAGGAGGGAGGACGCTACGCCGCCGTCATGCAGATCAGCATCGGGCCGGTGAATCCGACGTTCGAGACGACCGTGACGATCGATCACCGCGAGCAGCCCGAGATGGAAGCGTCCGGCGAGGGCTCGGCCGGTGATAGCTCGTTCGAGATGACCTCGGGAATGGAGCTCTCGGAGACCGACGACGGCGTCGGCGTCGACTGGAAGACCGAGGCCGACGTGTTCGGCCGGATCGCTTCGATGGGCCAACGGGTCATCAATCCCGCGGCGAACCAGGTCGTGAAGCGGTTCTTTTCGTCGATCCAGGACGAGATCCGTGAGCGCGAAATCGCCGAAGGCGGCGAGGTCGAAGCCGCAGAGTCGGCCGAGGAGTCCGGTGACGATCGCGGCATCGTCGACCGAATTCTCGGTCGGTCGGAGGGCAGGTAA
- a CDS encoding molybdopterin molybdotransferase MoeA — protein MPNRELVSRSVAVERVVEARSTALADIATAHVELDAIAGRVLAEDVHAPRDVPPHDYATMDGYAAAAADEPPLDVVDEIAPEDEPPDIGPGTAVRIATGAPLPPRTDAVLKRENATVAEGRLADWELAAGTNVHRRGTTATADERLFAAGDRLAPRHAALCRDVGIDTVPVRERFAVGIVATGTEIHEGRQPDRDSEFLANLVRSWGHVPAEPRTVPDDPAAVRETIESAAADHDVVLTSGGTSVGTADHVSSTLADHDPLFEGVRLRPGRPVMAAVVDGTPVVALPGKPIAAHTAAVLVARPLFTGKTDLSTVTTTPEHHVAMPDADREYAVPVVMEDGRATALGHVDSSLPLYEDRFAPGLVAASTRATLADGFVLTETALEPDEPVDVVPYPAVE, from the coding sequence ATGCCGAACCGCGAGCTGGTCTCCCGCTCGGTGGCGGTCGAACGGGTCGTCGAGGCGCGATCGACAGCGCTCGCCGACATCGCTACGGCGCACGTCGAACTGGATGCGATCGCCGGGCGAGTGCTCGCTGAGGACGTCCACGCGCCCCGCGACGTCCCGCCGCACGACTACGCCACGATGGACGGCTACGCCGCTGCGGCCGCCGACGAGCCACCGCTCGATGTCGTCGACGAGATCGCTCCCGAGGACGAGCCACCCGACATCGGCCCTGGAACTGCGGTACGGATCGCCACCGGCGCACCGCTGCCGCCACGGACCGACGCAGTGCTGAAACGCGAGAACGCGACCGTCGCGGAGGGACGACTCGCGGACTGGGAACTCGCCGCCGGAACGAACGTTCATCGTCGGGGAACCACCGCCACGGCCGACGAGCGGCTGTTCGCCGCGGGCGATCGACTCGCGCCGCGACACGCGGCGCTTTGCCGCGACGTCGGTATCGACACCGTTCCGGTCCGCGAGCGGTTTGCGGTGGGGATCGTCGCGACCGGGACCGAGATCCACGAGGGTCGACAGCCCGACCGCGACTCCGAGTTCCTCGCCAACCTCGTCCGATCGTGGGGGCACGTTCCTGCAGAGCCACGAACCGTGCCCGACGATCCCGCTGCCGTTCGAGAAACGATCGAGAGCGCGGCCGCGGACCACGATGTCGTCCTCACGTCTGGCGGGACGAGCGTCGGGACAGCAGACCACGTTTCGAGCACCCTCGCGGATCATGACCCGTTATTCGAGGGCGTTCGTCTCCGACCTGGTCGCCCTGTGATGGCCGCCGTGGTCGATGGTACTCCCGTCGTCGCACTCCCCGGAAAACCGATCGCGGCTCACACCGCTGCCGTGCTGGTCGCGCGACCGCTGTTCACCGGGAAAACCGATCTTTCGACAGTCACGACTACCCCCGAACACCACGTCGCAATGCCCGACGCCGACCGCGAGTACGCGGTACCAGTTGTCATGGAGGACGGGCGCGCAACGGCGCTCGGTCACGTCGACTCGTCGCTCCCGCTCTACGAGGATCGATTCGCGCCAGGGCTCGTCGCGGCGAGCACGCGAGCGACGCTCGCCGACGGGTTCGTTCTCACCGAAACCGCACTCGAACCCGACGAGCCGGTCGATGTCGTTCCGTACCCGGCCGTCGAGTGA